The following proteins are encoded in a genomic region of Takifugu rubripes chromosome 21, fTakRub1.2, whole genome shotgun sequence:
- the disp3 gene encoding protein dispatched homolog 3 isoform X7 translates to MIEHVYSGCECRYSMDVEETPVFHTHCGEEGNDEEDDGDVNASEQSSQDANLCGIWRVVAWIYTQPCASGVFLGVITLLPCSLFAYMLLYCPPLDIDLSYSAFEVNSHFSAERFNALTIAMKSQLGAWDRQRRDLDTSKSETLQELLIRELNRQEAFNKTDKEEVMFSSIHAQNDQRREDKRPEFHFGQGKIEKQKKSDLKGEKKFCDRNQSSPLIRRNRFAPNYYLQSQAMWKIELVFVAQGEGESNIFTPERLQTIHYVETLLMQQPQFHQFCWKPLEMLRDLPLGPSYCSPPSSLLSYLYPSERGGKIYYDGMGPDLADIQGSLSLAITHPQFYWYVDENLSPENLSSSLLRSEIHFGAPLPSYYSPQDRAFEQSSHFKDFVVQYAGILAKQSTSQVKVLYGGTELFDDEVRQTFHNDMKLAGISGACITALVYVLTSFSAFLTIFGLVSIGLSCLMALFLYHVVFGVQYLGILNGVAAFVIIGIGVDDVFVFISTFRQASHLRQLQHRMIYTIQTAGRATFLTSFTTAAAYAANTFSQIPAVHDFGLFMALIVSCCWLWVSLLMPATLCVWVEFVEPQKHAWLSCWKLFSNLSPNQGPLSDEDEDDVALLSVGMEPEYCNTDGDAAILPLSGETPLPPPGQSQEGVVSTNLQWGLKRFVAEPVVAQQKTVLGVFLLVLLVSVWCCCLLRPATHTPLLFRRDTNLQTLLALRSNLSGQGISCPMCSGVFMEKPHALYNHTSSLAFRFPSVVAASSAQGSSGSDWNQTASLLTVYISTLELGASTSLYRFSLNSSTPSPWTRCISDHQAVSSFQAYTRPYRNYTIKLTVCVSTAFHPYTSWMLTFTTCNPLHGWIPDFFFYAASTPQQRSKRFYFAQLHLRPHSSRVCVGPPGCGVSSGSDGSTRGLFYSPLSGDVSSAAKVSKTLGFNPCSGGRCSRPAVRPLVNTGAMVFVVFGILGLNRTEHRDNHVIGDMGSIILDPDFDIFQEMQHLCQMCKAIGTNKQLVKPGGAQCLPSGKKLSSVLPLLHPECRSLPEPNLLPGQLSHGAVGIHGGKVRWLSMAFESTTYKGKSSFQTYSDFLHWENFIQEQLASLPQSSALRRGFQTCEHWKQIFMEIIGVESALWSLLLSLGICVAAVSVFTAHPLLLLPVLVTIIGVICLVVAIMYWLGWEMGAVEAISLSILVGSSVDYCLHLVEGYLLTGSSVPSSPDHNLEPASEKWRRTLEAVNHVGVAIVSSAVTTAISTVPLLFCVIVPFAKFGQIVAINTTVSILFTLTVTVAMLACMAPIHFSRTTNAVLKATLAVAVAAALGATLYWAGGQLGVLAWPLA, encoded by the exons CTGTGTGGGATATGGAGAGTGGTAGCATGGATTTACACTCAGCCCTGTGCCAGTGGAGTGTTTTTAGGGGTAATTACATTGCTACCCTGCTCTCTGTTTGCCTACATGCTGCTCTACTGCCCTCCTCTGGACATAGACCTCTCTTACAGCGCCTTTGAGGTTAACAGCCACTTCTCTGCTGAACGCTTCAATGCCCTGACCATCGCTATGAAGTCTCAGCTGGGGGCCTGGGACCGACAGAGGAGGGACTTAGATACTAGCAAGTCAGAGACACTGCAAGAGCTTTTAATAAGGGAGctgaacagacaggaagcatTTAATAAGACAGATAAGGAGGAGGTGATGTTCTCCTCTATACATGCACAAAACGATCAGAGGAGAGAAGATAAGAGACCAGAGTTTCATTTTGGTCAGGGAAAAATAGAGAAGCAAAAGAAATCAGATCttaaaggagagaagaaattCTGTGATAGAAATCAGTCCTCACCTCTCATCAGAAGGAACAGGTTTGCTCCCAATTACTACTTGCAGAGTCAAGCAATGTGGAAGATTGAATTAGTGTTTGTAGCTCAGGGGGAGGGCGAAAGCAACATCTTCACCCCAGAACGTCTGCAGACAATCCACTATGTGGAGACCTTGCTGATGCAACAGCCACAGTTCCACCAGTTCTGTTGGAAGCCCCTGGAGATGCTGAGGGATCTGCCTCTGGGACCCTCCTACTGCTCACCCCCAAGCTCACTTCTGTCTTACCTCTATCCcagtgagagaggagggaagatcTATTATGATGGCATGGGACCAGATCTGGCTGATATCCAGG GTTCTCTGAGTTTGGCCATCACTCACCCACAGTTCTACTGGTATGTGGATGAGAATCTCTCCCCTGAGAATCTCTCATCCTCGCTTTTACGTAGTGAAATCCATTTTGGAGCACCACTCCCATCCTACTATTCCCCGCAGGATAGAGCTTTTGAACAGAGCTCTCATTTCAAAGATTTTGTGGTTCAGTACGCAGGTATCCTTGCTAAGCAGTCCACGAG CCAGGTGAAGGTCCTTTATGGTGGTACAGAGCTGTTTGATGATGAAGTGAGACAGACCTTCCACAACGATATGAAGCTGGCTGGCATCAGTGGAGCCTGCATAACTGCACTTGTCTATGTCTTAACCTCTTTTTCTG CATTTCTCACCATTTTTGGACTCGTCAGTATTGGACTGAGCTGTTTAATGGCACTTTTCTTGTACCATGTTGTCTTTGGGGTGCAGTATCTGGGTATCCTCAATGGAGTTGCCGCATTTGTTATTATTGGCATCG GGGTGGATGACGTATTTGTGTTCATCAGCACCTTTAGACAGGCATCACATCTACGGCAGCTGCAGCACCGAATGATCTACACAATTCAGACAGCAGGTCGAGCCACGTTCCTCACCTCTTTTACCACCGCTGCTGCCTATGCAGCTAACACCTTCTCTCAG ATCCCAGCTGTGCATGACTTTGGTCTATTCATGGCCCTCattgtcagctgctgctggctctggGTGTCCCTGCTGATGCCAGCCACCCTGTGTGTCTGGGTGGAATTTGTGGAGCCTCAGAAACATGCTTGGCTGAGTTG CTGGAAGCTTTTTTCCAACCTCTCACCAAACCAGGGGCCTTTgtcagatgaggatgaggatgatgtggCCCTTCTGTCGGTGGGGATGGAGCCAG aATACTGCAACACAGACGGTGATGCAGCCATTCTTCCTCTGAGCGGGGAGACACCTCTCCCCCCCCCGGGGCAGAGCCAGGAGGGTGTGGTGAGCACCAACCTTCAGTGGGGCCTGAAGCGTTTCGTGGCAGAGCCAGTTGTGGCACAACAGAAAACTGTTCTTG GTGtgttcctcctggttctgctAGTatctgtgtggtgctgctgtctcctacggccagccacacacacaccccttctaTTCCGTCGGGACACCAACCTGCAGACTCTGTTGGCTCTCAGGAGCAATCTGAGTGGTCAGGGCATCTCCTGTCCAATGTGCTCAG GTGTCTTCATGGAGAAACCTCATGCTCTGTACAATCACACATCCTCGTTAGCTTTTAGATTTCCCTCAGTCGTAGCAGCCTCCAGTGCTCAAGGCAGCTCAGGTTCAGACTGGAACCAAACAG CGTCTCTACTCACAGTTTACATCTCAACGTTGGAGCTGGGAGCCTCTACAAGCCTTTACCGCTTTTCTCTAAACAGCAGCACGCCGTCCCCATGGACGCGATGCATCTCTGATCATCAAGCTGTTTCATCATTTCAG GCTTATACCCGACCCTACAGAAACTACACCATCAAACTGAccgtgtgtgtttccactgcttTCCACCCGTACACCAGCTGGATGCTCACATTCACCACTTGCAACCCCCTTCACGGTTGGATTCCAGATTTCTTCTTTTATGCAGCATCGACTCCGCAGCAGCGCAGCAA GAGGTTCTACTTTGCACAGCTACACCTCAGACCTCATTCAAGCCGCGTGTGTGTCGGCCCTCCTGGCTGTGGCGTTAGTTCTGGTTCTGATGGGTCCACTCGGGGACTCTTTTATAGCCCCCTATCTGGTG atgtttcctctgctgCTAAAGTGTCTAAGACATTGGGCTTTAACCCCTGCAGTGGCGGCAGATGCAGCCGTCCAGCGGTGCGCCCGCTGGTCAACACTGGGGCGAtggtttttgttgtgtttggaattttgggaCTGAACCGAACTGAGCACAGGGACAATCATGTGATCGGAGATATG GGCAGCATTATACTGGATCCAGATTTTGATATATTTCAGGAAATGCAGCATCTTTGCCAGATGTGTAAAGCTATTGGTACAAACAAGCAGTTGGTGAAGCCTGGAGGAGCTCAGTGTTTACCTTCAG GTAAAAAACTCTCATCCgtgctgcctctgctccatcCCGAGTGTCGTTCCCTCCCTGAGCCAAACCTGCTCCCAGGGCAGCTCTCCCACGGTGCAGTAGGCATCCATGGAGGAAAGGTCCGCTGGTTGTCAATGGCTTTTGAGTCT ACCACATACAAGGGGAAATCCTCATTTCAAACGTACTCTGACTTCCTTCATTGGGAGAACTTCATCCAGGAGCAACTTGCGTCCCTACCACAGTCCTCTGCACTGCGAAGAGGTTTTCAAACCTGCGAGCACTGGAAGCAGATCTTCATGGAGATTATAG GTGTGGAGAGTGCCCTGTGGAGTCTCCTGCTGTCTCTGGGCATCTGTGTCGcagctgtgtctgtgtttactgcacatcctctcctgctgctgccagtaCTCGTCACCATTATAG GGGTGATTTGTCTGGTGGTGGCCATCATGTACTGGCTGGGCTGGGAGATGGGGGCAGTGGAGGCCATTTCTCTGTCCATATTAGTGGGCTCTTCAGTTGATTACTGTCTACATTTGGTGGAGGGATATTTGCTAACAGGCAGTTCTGTACCTTCATCTCCTGATCACAACTTG GAGCCTGCCAGTGAGAAGTGGAGGCGTACCCTGGAGGCTGTCAACCATGTAGGCGTTGCCATAGTGTCCAGTGCTGTCACCACAGCAATCTCTACagttcccctcctcttctgcgTCATTGTGCCTTTTGCTAAATTTGGCCAGATTGTAGCCATTAACACCACTGTGTCCATTTTGTTCACACTGACTGTGACTGTGGCCATGTTAGCTTGCATGGCCCCCATCCATTTCAGTAGAACCACAAATGCTGTCCTGAAGGCAACGCTGGCTGTGGCGGTGGCTGCAGCCTTAGGAGCGACTCTGTACTGGGCGGGAGGACAGCTGGGAGTATTAGCCTGGCCATTAGCCTAG
- the disp3 gene encoding protein dispatched homolog 3 isoform X5, with translation MMEGLIVWITSSTHQQSTYKSCLGLRYSMDVEETPVFHTHCGEEGNDEEDDGDVNASEQSSQDANLCGIWRVVAWIYTQPCASGVFLGVITLLPCSLFAYMLLYCPPLDIDLSYSAFEVNSHFSAERFNALTIAMKSQLGAWDRQRRDLDTSKSETLQELLIRELNRQEAFNKTDKEEVMFSSIHAQNDQRREDKRPEFHFGQGKIEKQKKSDLKGEKKFCDRNQSSPLIRRNRFAPNYYLQSQAMWKIELVFVAQGEGESNIFTPERLQTIHYVETLLMQQPQFHQFCWKPLEMLRDLPLGPSYCSPPSSLLSYLYPSERGGKIYYDGMGPDLADIQGSLSLAITHPQFYWYVDENLSPENLSSSLLRSEIHFGAPLPSYYSPQDRAFEQSSHFKDFVVQYAGILAKQSTSQVKVLYGGTELFDDEVRQTFHNDMKLAGISGACITALVYVLTSFSAFLTIFGLVSIGLSCLMALFLYHVVFGVQYLGILNGVAAFVIIGIGVDDVFVFISTFRQASHLRQLQHRMIYTIQTAGRATFLTSFTTAAAYAANTFSQIPAVHDFGLFMALIVSCCWLWVSLLMPATLCVWVEFVEPQKHAWLSCWKLFSNLSPNQGPLSDEDEDDVALLSVGMEPEYCNTDGDAAILPLSGETPLPPPGQSQEGVVSTNLQWGLKRFVAEPVVAQQKTVLGVFLLVLLVSVWCCCLLRPATHTPLLFRRDTNLQTLLALRSNLSGQGISCPMCSGVFMEKPHALYNHTSSLAFRFPSVVAASSAQGSSGSDWNQTASLLTVYISTLELGASTSLYRFSLNSSTPSPWTRCISDHQAVSSFQAYTRPYRNYTIKLTVCVSTAFHPYTSWMLTFTTCNPLHGWIPDFFFYAASTPQQRSKRFYFAQLHLRPHSSRVCVGPPGCGVSSGSDGSTRGLFYSPLSGDVSSAAKVSKTLGFNPCSGGRCSRPAVRPLVNTGAMVFVVFGILGLNRTEHRDNHVIGDMGSIILDPDFDIFQEMQHLCQMCKAIGTNKQLVKPGGAQCLPSGKKLSSVLPLLHPECRSLPEPNLLPGQLSHGAVGIHGGKVRWLSMAFESTTYKGKSSFQTYSDFLHWENFIQEQLASLPQSSALRRGFQTCEHWKQIFMEIIGVESALWSLLLSLGICVAAVSVFTAHPLLLLPVLVTIIGVICLVVAIMYWLGWEMGAVEAISLSILVGSSVDYCLHLVEGYLLTGSSVPSSPDHNLEPASEKWRRTLEAVNHVGVAIVSSAVTTAISTVPLLFCVIVPFAKFGQIVAINTTVSILFTLTVTVAMLACMAPIHFSRTTNAVLKATLAVAVAAALGATLYWAGGQLGVLAWPLA, from the exons CTGTGTGGGATATGGAGAGTGGTAGCATGGATTTACACTCAGCCCTGTGCCAGTGGAGTGTTTTTAGGGGTAATTACATTGCTACCCTGCTCTCTGTTTGCCTACATGCTGCTCTACTGCCCTCCTCTGGACATAGACCTCTCTTACAGCGCCTTTGAGGTTAACAGCCACTTCTCTGCTGAACGCTTCAATGCCCTGACCATCGCTATGAAGTCTCAGCTGGGGGCCTGGGACCGACAGAGGAGGGACTTAGATACTAGCAAGTCAGAGACACTGCAAGAGCTTTTAATAAGGGAGctgaacagacaggaagcatTTAATAAGACAGATAAGGAGGAGGTGATGTTCTCCTCTATACATGCACAAAACGATCAGAGGAGAGAAGATAAGAGACCAGAGTTTCATTTTGGTCAGGGAAAAATAGAGAAGCAAAAGAAATCAGATCttaaaggagagaagaaattCTGTGATAGAAATCAGTCCTCACCTCTCATCAGAAGGAACAGGTTTGCTCCCAATTACTACTTGCAGAGTCAAGCAATGTGGAAGATTGAATTAGTGTTTGTAGCTCAGGGGGAGGGCGAAAGCAACATCTTCACCCCAGAACGTCTGCAGACAATCCACTATGTGGAGACCTTGCTGATGCAACAGCCACAGTTCCACCAGTTCTGTTGGAAGCCCCTGGAGATGCTGAGGGATCTGCCTCTGGGACCCTCCTACTGCTCACCCCCAAGCTCACTTCTGTCTTACCTCTATCCcagtgagagaggagggaagatcTATTATGATGGCATGGGACCAGATCTGGCTGATATCCAGG GTTCTCTGAGTTTGGCCATCACTCACCCACAGTTCTACTGGTATGTGGATGAGAATCTCTCCCCTGAGAATCTCTCATCCTCGCTTTTACGTAGTGAAATCCATTTTGGAGCACCACTCCCATCCTACTATTCCCCGCAGGATAGAGCTTTTGAACAGAGCTCTCATTTCAAAGATTTTGTGGTTCAGTACGCAGGTATCCTTGCTAAGCAGTCCACGAG CCAGGTGAAGGTCCTTTATGGTGGTACAGAGCTGTTTGATGATGAAGTGAGACAGACCTTCCACAACGATATGAAGCTGGCTGGCATCAGTGGAGCCTGCATAACTGCACTTGTCTATGTCTTAACCTCTTTTTCTG CATTTCTCACCATTTTTGGACTCGTCAGTATTGGACTGAGCTGTTTAATGGCACTTTTCTTGTACCATGTTGTCTTTGGGGTGCAGTATCTGGGTATCCTCAATGGAGTTGCCGCATTTGTTATTATTGGCATCG GGGTGGATGACGTATTTGTGTTCATCAGCACCTTTAGACAGGCATCACATCTACGGCAGCTGCAGCACCGAATGATCTACACAATTCAGACAGCAGGTCGAGCCACGTTCCTCACCTCTTTTACCACCGCTGCTGCCTATGCAGCTAACACCTTCTCTCAG ATCCCAGCTGTGCATGACTTTGGTCTATTCATGGCCCTCattgtcagctgctgctggctctggGTGTCCCTGCTGATGCCAGCCACCCTGTGTGTCTGGGTGGAATTTGTGGAGCCTCAGAAACATGCTTGGCTGAGTTG CTGGAAGCTTTTTTCCAACCTCTCACCAAACCAGGGGCCTTTgtcagatgaggatgaggatgatgtggCCCTTCTGTCGGTGGGGATGGAGCCAG aATACTGCAACACAGACGGTGATGCAGCCATTCTTCCTCTGAGCGGGGAGACACCTCTCCCCCCCCCGGGGCAGAGCCAGGAGGGTGTGGTGAGCACCAACCTTCAGTGGGGCCTGAAGCGTTTCGTGGCAGAGCCAGTTGTGGCACAACAGAAAACTGTTCTTG GTGtgttcctcctggttctgctAGTatctgtgtggtgctgctgtctcctacggccagccacacacacaccccttctaTTCCGTCGGGACACCAACCTGCAGACTCTGTTGGCTCTCAGGAGCAATCTGAGTGGTCAGGGCATCTCCTGTCCAATGTGCTCAG GTGTCTTCATGGAGAAACCTCATGCTCTGTACAATCACACATCCTCGTTAGCTTTTAGATTTCCCTCAGTCGTAGCAGCCTCCAGTGCTCAAGGCAGCTCAGGTTCAGACTGGAACCAAACAG CGTCTCTACTCACAGTTTACATCTCAACGTTGGAGCTGGGAGCCTCTACAAGCCTTTACCGCTTTTCTCTAAACAGCAGCACGCCGTCCCCATGGACGCGATGCATCTCTGATCATCAAGCTGTTTCATCATTTCAG GCTTATACCCGACCCTACAGAAACTACACCATCAAACTGAccgtgtgtgtttccactgcttTCCACCCGTACACCAGCTGGATGCTCACATTCACCACTTGCAACCCCCTTCACGGTTGGATTCCAGATTTCTTCTTTTATGCAGCATCGACTCCGCAGCAGCGCAGCAA GAGGTTCTACTTTGCACAGCTACACCTCAGACCTCATTCAAGCCGCGTGTGTGTCGGCCCTCCTGGCTGTGGCGTTAGTTCTGGTTCTGATGGGTCCACTCGGGGACTCTTTTATAGCCCCCTATCTGGTG atgtttcctctgctgCTAAAGTGTCTAAGACATTGGGCTTTAACCCCTGCAGTGGCGGCAGATGCAGCCGTCCAGCGGTGCGCCCGCTGGTCAACACTGGGGCGAtggtttttgttgtgtttggaattttgggaCTGAACCGAACTGAGCACAGGGACAATCATGTGATCGGAGATATG GGCAGCATTATACTGGATCCAGATTTTGATATATTTCAGGAAATGCAGCATCTTTGCCAGATGTGTAAAGCTATTGGTACAAACAAGCAGTTGGTGAAGCCTGGAGGAGCTCAGTGTTTACCTTCAG GTAAAAAACTCTCATCCgtgctgcctctgctccatcCCGAGTGTCGTTCCCTCCCTGAGCCAAACCTGCTCCCAGGGCAGCTCTCCCACGGTGCAGTAGGCATCCATGGAGGAAAGGTCCGCTGGTTGTCAATGGCTTTTGAGTCT ACCACATACAAGGGGAAATCCTCATTTCAAACGTACTCTGACTTCCTTCATTGGGAGAACTTCATCCAGGAGCAACTTGCGTCCCTACCACAGTCCTCTGCACTGCGAAGAGGTTTTCAAACCTGCGAGCACTGGAAGCAGATCTTCATGGAGATTATAG GTGTGGAGAGTGCCCTGTGGAGTCTCCTGCTGTCTCTGGGCATCTGTGTCGcagctgtgtctgtgtttactgcacatcctctcctgctgctgccagtaCTCGTCACCATTATAG GGGTGATTTGTCTGGTGGTGGCCATCATGTACTGGCTGGGCTGGGAGATGGGGGCAGTGGAGGCCATTTCTCTGTCCATATTAGTGGGCTCTTCAGTTGATTACTGTCTACATTTGGTGGAGGGATATTTGCTAACAGGCAGTTCTGTACCTTCATCTCCTGATCACAACTTG GAGCCTGCCAGTGAGAAGTGGAGGCGTACCCTGGAGGCTGTCAACCATGTAGGCGTTGCCATAGTGTCCAGTGCTGTCACCACAGCAATCTCTACagttcccctcctcttctgcgTCATTGTGCCTTTTGCTAAATTTGGCCAGATTGTAGCCATTAACACCACTGTGTCCATTTTGTTCACACTGACTGTGACTGTGGCCATGTTAGCTTGCATGGCCCCCATCCATTTCAGTAGAACCACAAATGCTGTCCTGAAGGCAACGCTGGCTGTGGCGGTGGCTGCAGCCTTAGGAGCGACTCTGTACTGGGCGGGAGGACAGCTGGGAGTATTAGCCTGGCCATTAGCCTAG